A DNA window from Arachis duranensis cultivar V14167 chromosome 3, aradu.V14167.gnm2.J7QH, whole genome shotgun sequence contains the following coding sequences:
- the LOC107481291 gene encoding protein PLASTID REDOX INSENSITIVE 2, chloroplastic, which translates to MKLFSSFVASSSSSSSSSYSFPTTTLYPLPAALILRTPCLILRHPLPLSPPSLSARYTLPRTLSASPTHNHAYPAPSPHFAQFETRKFKVELLQKLSDDTDEFGNDLDAVVDVCAQIFHEFLCKEYGGPGTLLVEPFTDMLVALKKKKLPGAALAARASLLWAQSFVDEDWEVWNSKLK; encoded by the exons ATGAAGCTTTTCAGTTCCtttgttgcttcttcttcttcttcttcttcttcttcttattcattCCCTACGACTACTCTCTATCCTCTTCCTGCTGCTCTTATCCTACGCACTCCCTGCCTTATTCTGCGCCACCCTCTTCCACTCTCTCCTCCCTCCCTCTCCGCCAGATACACCCTCCCTCGCACTCTCAGCGCTTCACCCACCCATAACCACGCCTATCCCGCCCCAAGCCCTCATTTTGCACAATTT GAAACACGGAAGTTCAAAGTTGAGCTCTTGCAGAAGCTTTCAGATGACACAGATGAGTTTGGGAATGACCTTGATGCTGTTGTTGACGTCTGTGCTCAG ATATTTCATGAGTTTTTGTGCAAAGAGTATGGAGGTCCTGGGACATTGTTGGTGGAGCCATTCACTGATATGTTGGTAGctctaaagaagaagaagttgccAGGAGCAGCTCTGGCTGCAAGGGCATCACTTTTATGGGCACAAAGTTTTGTTGATGAGGATTGGGAAGTTTGGAACTCAAAGCTGAAGTGA